A genomic region of Raphanus sativus cultivar WK10039 chromosome 6, ASM80110v3, whole genome shotgun sequence contains the following coding sequences:
- the LOC108811038 gene encoding pectinesterase inhibitor 12-like, producing the protein MKFFVSVVMFFLFLNCFATAQTLIRNSCKTASAKDPNLKYDFCVQSLEQDPQSKTATSLAGLVLASTNNAASKATNVKGIVETILKNKKYAPGTEPALRTCVELYDDANDSLNEALMNIKSGDYRSANVHLSAALDEPGTCEDGFKEKHAISPVTNENNVLYQKILIPLAFTNML; encoded by the coding sequence atgaagTTCTTCGTTTCAGTTGTaatgttctttctcttcttaaACTGTTTCGCTACCGCTCAAACTCTGATTCGTAACTCTTGCAAAACAGCTTCAGCGAAAGACCCTAATctcaaatatgatttttgtGTCCAATCTCTTGAACAAGATCCACAAAGCAAAACTGCAACAAGTCTAGCAGGATTGGTCCTAGCATCAACTAATAACGCTGCGTCCAAAGCAACAAACGTGAAGGGAATAGTTGAGACGATTCTCAAGAACAAAAAGTATGCACCGGGTACTGAACCCGCGTTGCGCACTTGCGTAGAGCTTTATGACGATGCTAATGATTCGTTAAATGAAGCTTTGATGAACATTAAATCCGGTGATTACAGAAGTGCTAATGTGCATCTGAGTGCTGCTTTGGATGAACCGGGCACTTGTGAAGATGGTTTCAAAGAGAAGCACGCGATATCTCCGGTTACAAATGAGAACAATGTTTTGTATCAGAAGATTTTGATTCCTTTAGCTTTTACAAATATGCTATGA
- the LOC130495631 gene encoding uncharacterized mitochondrial protein AtMg00310-like, whose protein sequence is MTCYKLPKDLCDKLTSVLIQFWWSSDANHRKISWGKLCRRKEEGGLGFHDISSFNQALLGKQAWRIWSRPSYAWRSIIHGRELLKEGLVMRIGNGEQTSVWMDKWIIDGVAREPHYRQDAVVDLTLKVSSLPLKPLGLITSWNAVRRL, encoded by the coding sequence ATGACATGTTACAAGCTTCCAAAAGATCTCTGTGACAAGCTGACCAGTGTCTTAATCCAGTTCTGGTGGAGTAGCGATGCAAACCACAGAAAAATTTCATGGGGAAAACTCTGCCGGAGAAAAGAAGAAGGCGGTCTTGGGTTTCATGATATTAGCAGCTTTAACCAGGCTTTACTTGGGAAGCAAGCTTGGAGAATATGGTCCAGACCCTCTTATGCTTGGAGAAGTATAATACATGGACGAGAACTGCTTAAGGAGGGACTGGTAATGCGCATTGGTAATGGAGAGCAAACAAGTGTCTGGATGGACAAATGGATCATTGATGGAGTTGCAAGGGAACCTCATTATCGCCAAGATGCTGTTGTGGATCTGACCTTAAAAGTTTCAAGCTTACCGTTAAAACCGCTTGGGCTCATTACTTCATGGAATGCAGTAAGAAGGTTGTAA
- the LOC108808074 gene encoding uncharacterized protein LOC108808074, whose protein sequence is MLSTYLIVFVLLFSGFKANKEADSLIQRNCKRISVIPSVMDSENILKLCITSLKENPETKKVRNKIELVVVGTNNAMSNITNMKRTVEKFIKEKRYKSRLIKKKLEVCLNHYQDGYEWLTSGLNYVKEKDLELASDDLGMANKAVTDCGERFRKGEINPFEKENNVLYVMTNIAYMISAMDDCETSKGGCT, encoded by the coding sequence ATGTTATCGACTTACCTAATTGTATTCGTTCTTCTCTTCAGTGGTTTCAAGGCCAATAAAGAGGCAGATTCTCTGATTCAAAGAAATTGCAAGCGTATATCAGTCATTCCAAGCGTGATGGATTCAGAAAATATCCTTAAGCTTTGCATCACATCTCTTAAAGAGAATCCAGAGACCAAGAAAGTGAGAAATAAGATTGAATTGGTCGTGGTAGGTACGAATAACGCGATGTCTAACATAACAAACATGAAAAGAACTGTGGAGAAGTTTATAAAAGAGAAGAGATATAAGAGTAGGCTTATTAAAAAGAAGTTGGAGGTTTGTCTTAACCATTACCAAGATGGCTATGAGTGGCTAACCTCAGGTTTGAATTACGTCAAAGAGAAGGATCTTGAGTTGGCTTCAGATGATTTGGGGATGGCAAATAAGGCAGTAACCGATTGCGGAGAGAGATTCAGAAAAGGCGAAATAAATCCCTTTGAAAAAGAGAATAACGTCCTCTACGTAATGACCAATATTGCTTACATGATTAGTGCGATGGATGATTGTGAGACGAGCAAAGGCGGTTGCACGTAG
- the LOC108810717 gene encoding peroxidase 65-like produces the protein MRLSRSLTPFVLLFSLFVVAPAVSAGVAILRTDYYQKTCPDFNKIVRDAVIAKQGQQPTTAAGTLRLFFHDCFLEGCDASVLIATNSFNKAERDDDLNDSLPGDAFDIVNRIKTALELSCPGVVSCADILAQATRDLVTMVGGPYFDVKLGRKDGLESKAHKVRGNVPMPNQTVHDIQGMFKKNGFSLREMVVLSGAHTIGFSHCKEFSDRLYGSKADPEINPRFATALKELCKNHTVDDTIAAFNDVMTPGKFDNMYFKNLKRGLGLLASDHILIKNNRTKPFVDLYASDEKAFFEDFARAMEKMGTVGVKGDGEGEVRRRCDHFNNLNV, from the coding sequence ATGCGTCTCTCTCGTAGCCTTACACCCTTTGTTCTCCTTTTTTCCCTCTTTGTTGTTGCACCAGCCGTATCCGCTGGTGTAGCTATATTGAGAACGGATTATTACCAAAAGACATGCCCCGATTTCAACAAAATTGTGCGTGATGCCGTTATTGCCAAGCAAGGTCAACAGCCGACAACTGCGGCCGGGACACTCCGTCTCTTCTTTCACGATTGTTTCCTTGAAGGCTGTGATGCATCTGTTTTGATAGCGACCAACTCGTTTAACAAAGCTGAACGTGATGATGATCTCAACGACTCCCTCCCAGGAGATGCTTTTGACATTGTCAACCGCATCAAGACAGCTCTTGAGCTGTCTTGTCCTGGTGTGGTGTCGTGCGCTGATATTTTAGCGCAGGCTACGCGTGACCTTGTCACGATGGTAGGAGGACCTTACTTCGACGTAAAGCTTGGTCGTAAAGATGGACTCGAGTCCAAAGCCCATAAAGTACGAGGAAACGTCCCGATGCCTAACCAAACGGTCCATGACATCCAAGGGATGTTCAAGAAAAATGGGTTTAGTTTACGTGAGATGGTAGTATTAAGTGGAGCTCACACAATCGGATTTTCTCACTGCAAAGAGTTCAGTGACCGCCTCTACGGATCAAAAGCCGATCCAGAAATCAACCCACGATTTGCAACCGCTCTAAAAGAACTATGCAAAAACCACACAGTGGACGACACAATCGCGGCGTTTAATGACGTGATGACTCCGGGAAAATTCGACAACATGTACTTTAAGAATCTTAAACGAGGACTTGGGCTATTAGCTTCCGACCACATCCTTATTAAAAACAATAGAACGAAACCGTTCGTTGACCTTTATGCAAGTGATGAGAAAGCATTCTTTGAAGATTTCGCTCGTGCCATGGAGAAAATGGGAACGGTTGGGGTTAAGGgcgatggagaaggagaagtgAGGCGTAGGTGCGACCACTTCAACAATCTCAAcgtataa
- the LOC108806765 gene encoding DNA-directed RNA polymerase III subunit 2 — protein sequence MTLNHEDLDLTNDGHFVHKQNLSAPIKSTADKFQLVPEFLKVRGLVKQHLDSFNYFINVGIKKIVRANSLITSTLDPLIYLRFKDVRVGEPCILNISMTEKINPHMCRLADMTYAAPIYVDIEYVHGSHGQIAKSAKDNFIIGRMPIMLRSCRCVLHGKDEEELARLGECPLDPGGYFVIKGTEKVLLIQEQLSKNRIIIDSDKKGNINASVTSSTEMTKSKTVIQMDKEKIYLCLHQFVKKIPIIIVLKAMGMESDQEIVQMVGRDPRFSSSLLPSMEECISEGVTTRQEALDYLEAKVKKSSYGPPEKDGKALYILRAVFLAHVPVRDNNYRQKCFYVGVMLRRMIEAMLNKDAMDDKDYVGNKRLELSGQLISLLFEDLFKTMTTEAIKKVDGILQKPTRASRFDFSQCLTGEKNHNISFGLERTLSTGNFDIKRFRMHRKGMTQVLTRLSFIGSMGFITKISPQFEKSRKVSGPRSLQPSQWGMLCPCDTPEGEACGLVKNLALMTHVTTDIEEGPLIAMCYKLGVTDLEVLSAEELHTPDSYLVIFNGLIIGKHRRPQYFANSLRRLRRAGKIGEFVSVFINEKQHCVYVASDGGRVCRPLVIVDSGVSRVKQYHMKELQDGVRTFDDFIREGLIEYLDVNEENNALIALYEGGPKEMKDTTHIEIEPFTILGVVAGLIPYPHHNQSPRNTYQCAMGKQAMGNIAYNQLNRMDSLLYLLVYPQRPLLTTRTIELVGYDKLGAGQNATVAVMSNTGYDIEDAIVMNKASLDRGFGRCIVMKTIVATCQKYGNDAVDRILRPQRTGPDAEKMQILDDDGIASPGEIIRPNDVYINKQVPVDTRNNVTSQQSDSQYRPAREYFKGPEGETQVVGRVALCSDKNGNLCIKYNIRHTRRPELGDKFSSRHGQKGVCGTIVQQEDFPFSERGICPDLIMNPHGFPSRMTVGKMIELLGSKAGVSSGRYHYGSAFGEESGHADKVEEISKTLVKHGFSYSGKDLLYSGLSGEPLQTYVFMGPIYYQKLKHMVLDKMHARGSGPRVMMTRQPTEGKSKNGGLRVGEMERDCLIAYGASMLIYERLMLSSDPFEVQVCRACGLLGYYDYKLKKAVCSTCKNGDSIATMKLPYACKLLFQELQSMNVVPRLKLVES from the exons ATGACACTCAATCACGAAGATCTTGA CTTGACCAACGATGGTCACTTCGTCCACAAGCAAAACCTTTCAGCTCCTATCAAGTCTACAGCTGATAAGTTCCAGCTTGTTCCTGAGTTCTTGAAG gTCAGAGGACTTGTGAAGCAACACCTGGATTCATTCAATTACTTCATCAATGTCGGGATCAAAAAGATTGTTCGTGCTAATTCTCTTATTACATCCACTCTCGACCCATTGATTTACCTAAG GTTTAAGGATGTCAGAGTTGGTGAACCCTGTATTTTAAACATTAGTATGACGGAGAAAATCAATCCACACATGTGCCGATTAGCTGACATGAC ATATGCTGCTCCAATATATGTCGATATAGAATATGTTCATGGAAGCCATGGACAGATAGCAAAAAGTGCAAAg GATAACTTTATTATCGGAAGGATGCCTATTATGTTGCGGAGTTGCCGCTGTGTACTACATGGAAAAGATGAAGAGGAACTTGCAAGATTGG GTGAGTGCCCACTTGATCCTGGAGGATATTTTGTCATCAAAGGAACCGAGAAG GTGCTGTTGATACAAGAACAACTTTCGAAGAACAGAATCATTATTGATTCTGATAAAAAGGGGAA CATAAATGCATCTGTCACAAGCAGCACTGAGATGACGAAAAGCAAAACAGTTATTCAGATGGATAaggagaaaatatatttatgtctACATCAATTTGTAAAAAAG ATTCCAATTATAATCGTCCTCAAAGCTATGGGAATGGAGAGCGACCAAGAGATCGTACAAATGGTTGGAAGGGATCCCCGTTTTAGCTCATCACTACTACCCTCGATGGAG GAGTGTATTAGTGAAGGCGTGACTACACGACAAGAAGCACTGGACTATCTTGAGGCAAAG GTGAAGAAATCATCGTATGGACCTCCCGAAAAG GATGGCAAAGCTCTATATATTCTCAGAGCTGTATTCCTTGCACACGTACCT GTGCGTGACAACAATTATCGCCAAAAATGTTTCTATGTTGGGGTGATGTTGAGACGAATGATTGAAGCAATGTTAAACAAAGATGCCATGGATGATAAG GATTATGTTGGCAACAAGCGGTTGGAGTTATCTGGGCAACTAATATCTCTTCTCTTTGAG GACTTGTTCAAAACAATGACCACTGAGGCCATTAAAAAAGTAGATGGTATCCTTCAAAAACCTACCCGGGCAAGCCGTTTTGATTTTTCACAA TGTCTTACTGGGGAGAAGAATCATAATATATCTTTTGGACTAGAAAGAACCCTTTCAACGGGAAACTTCGATATTAAAAGGTTCAGAATGCATAGGAAAGGCATGACACAG GTTTTAACAAGGTTATCTTTTATTGGGAGCATGGGGTTCATTACGAAAATTTCGCCACAGTTCGAAAAGTCTAGAAAAGTCAGTGGGCCTAGATCTTTGCAACCCAGCCAG TGGGGCATGCTCTGTCCATGTGATACCCCAGAAGGCGAAGCTTGTGGTCTTGTCAAGAACTTAGCGTTAATGACTCATGTCACAACGGATATAGAGGAAGGCCCATTGATAGCTATG TGCTACAAATTGGGTGTCACAGATCTGGAAGTACTATCAGCAGAGGAGCTGCATACTCCAGACTCATATTTGGTCATATTCAATGGGCTAATAATTGGCAAACATAGAAGGCCACAG TACTTCGCCAATTCTCTTAGAAGGCTGCGTAGAGCTGGCAAAATTGGGGAGTTCGTCAGTGTGTTCATAAACGAAAAGCAG caTTGTGTTTATGTTGCTTCTGATGGGGGACGGGTGTGTCGTCCACTTGTTATAGTCGATAGTGGAGTATCAAGAGTTAAACAATACCACATGAAGGAATTACAG GATGGTGTTCGCACTTTTGATGACTTTATTCGTGAAGGTTTGATCGAGTATCTTGATGTCAATGAGGAAAACAATGCATTG ATTGCTTTATACGAAGGTGGCCCCAAGGAAATGAAAGACACAACCCACATTGAGATTGAACCATTCACCATCTTAGGTGTTGTTGCTGGTCTTATCCCCTACCCTCACCATAATCAGTCACCTAGAAATACGTATCAG TGTGCTATGGGAAAACAAGCTATGGGAAATATTGCTTACAACCAG TTAAACCGGATGGACTCATTGCTTTACCTATTGGTGTATCCTCAGCGACCTCTGTTGACAACAAGGACCATTGAATTG GTTGGATACGATAAACTAGGAGCAGGTCAAAATGCAACAGTTGCTGTTATGAGTAATACTGGATACGACATTGAGGATGCAATAGTGATGAACAAAGCTTCCTTGGATCGTGGTTTTGGCCGCTGCATTGTTATGAAAAC AATTGTTGCTACTTGCCAGAAGTATGGTAACGATGCAGTAGACAGAATACTCAGGCCACAACGAACAGGTCCAGACGCTGAAAAGATGCAG ATACTGGATGATGATGGAATCGCTTCTCCAGGGGAAATTATTAGACCGAATGATGTCTATATAAATAAGCAAGTCCCTGTGGACACAAGAAATAACGTTACATCTCAGCAATCGGATAG TCAATATCGTCCGGCCAGAGAGTATTTTAAAGGTCCTGAAGGGGAAACGCAAGTGGTCGGTAGAGTTGCTCTATGTTCTGACAAGAACGGCAATTTATGCATAAAATATAACATCCGGCATACTCGTCGGCCAGAG CTTGGAGACAAGTTCAGCAGTAGGCATGGGCAGAAAGGTGTATGTGGTACAATCGTTCAGCAGGAAGATTTTCCATTTTCTGAGCGTGGAATTTGCCCTGATTTGATCATGAACCCACATGGGTTTCCAAG TCGTATGACAGTAGGTAAGATGATAGAACTCCTTGGAAGCAAGGCTGGGGTGTCTTCAGGTAGATATCATTATGGTAGTGCTTTTGGAGAAGAAAGTGGTCACGCTGACAAGGTTGAGGAAATAAG CAAGACCCTTGTTAAGCATGGCTTTTCCTACAGTGGGAAGGACTTGTTATACTCAG GTCTCAGTGGTGAGCCATTGCAGACATACGTCTTTATGGGACCAATATATTACCAGAAATTGAAACATATG GTCCTGGACAAAATGCATGCACGAGGGAGTGGACCCCGTGTGATGATGACAAGACAGCCAACTGAAGGAAAATCTAAAAATGGAG GCTTACGAGTGGGAGAGATGGAACGAGATTGCCTTATTGCTTATGGAGCCAGCATGTTGATCTATGAGCGGCTCATGCTTTCTAGTGATCCTTTTGAAGTTCAG GTTTGCAGAGCTTGCGGTTTATTGGGATATTACGATTACAAGCTGAAGAAAGCAGTCTGTTCAACATGTAAGAATGGTGATAGCATTGCTACTATGAAACTCCCTTACGCATGCAAGCTCCTCTTCCAG GAACTCCAGTCGATGAATGTTGTTCCCCGTCTGAAACTCGTGGAGTCTTAA
- the LOC108810657 gene encoding uncharacterized protein LOC108810657: MLSTYLVVFVLLFSGFTATKEADSLIQRNCKRISIIPSVVDSEDVLKLCITSLKENPETKKVRNKTELAVVGTNNAISNITNMKRIVEKFIKEKRYKSRLIKKKLEVCLNHYQDGYEWLTSGLNYLKEKDLDLSSDDLGMASKEVNDCRERFKKGEINPFVKENDVLYVMTHIPYMIISMDDCETSKGGCT; the protein is encoded by the coding sequence ATGTTATCGACTTACCTCGTTGTGTTCGTTCTTCTCTTCAGTGGTTTCACGGCAACCAAAGAGGCAGATTCTCTGATTCAAAGAAATTGCAAGCGTATATCAATCATTCCAAGCGTGGTGGATTCAGAAGATGTCCTTAAGCTTTGCATCACATCTCTTAAAGAGAATCCAGAGACCAAGAAAGTGAGAAATAAGACTGAATTGGCCGTGGTAGGTACGAATAACGCGATATCGAACATAACAAACATGAAAAGAATTGTGGAGAAGTTTATAAAAGAGAAGAGATATAAAAGTAGGCTTATTAAAAAGAAGTTGGAAGTTTGTCTTAACCATTACCAAGATGGCTATGAGTGGCTAACCTCAGGTTTGAATTACCTCAAAGAGAAGGATCTTGATTTGTCTTCAGATGATTTGGGGATGGCAAGTAAGGAAGTAAACGATTGTAGAGAGAGATTCAAAAAAGGCGAAATAAATCCCTTTGTAAAAGAGAATGACGTCCTCTACGTAATGACCCATATTCCTTACATGATTATTTCTATGGATGATTGTGAGACGAGCAAAGGCGGTTGCACGTAG